The following nucleotide sequence is from Acidobacteriota bacterium.
GGAGGCAGTGCTGAACGAGTACGCATCAATCGCCAGCGGCGCGCCAATCACCACCAGCGGCGCGCCGTGTTTCGGCATGCTGATGGCCTGTTCGATGGAAAGGCCACCGACAGCTTGGACGGGAATGCTGACGGCTGCAACGACGGCTTTGAGGTCGTCGAGCGGACTGAGCATGTGGCCCGTGTCGGCGTAAATGCCATTGCGTTCGTCGAAGCCCGTGTGATGCACGATGTAATCCACGCCGAGGTCTTCCATCCATTTCGATGCGGCGGCTTTGTCGTCGCAGACCATGTTGTCGCCCATGACTTTGACGCCGAAATCGCGGCCCGCTTTGACAACGCATTTGATCGTCTCGGCGTGCGCGCGCGCCATCACGACGACGTGCGTTGCGCCCGCTTTCGCCATCATCTCGGCTTCGAGATAGCCGCCGTCCATGGTTTTCAAGTCGGCGACGATGGGCGTGTCGGGAAACTCTTGGCGCAAGGCGCGCACGCCGTGCAGCCCTTCGGCCAGAATGAGCGGCGTACCGGCTTCGAGCCAATCCACGCCTGCTTCGAGCGCGATGCGGGCAGTTTCGAGTGCTTCGTTGATGTCAGTAAGATCAAGAGAGATTTGAACGATTGGTTTCATTGTTGGTAGTCGGTAGCCGGTAGTCAGTCGTCGGTAGTCAGTAGGGGCGGTAGCCGAAAGCCAATCAAGAGCAACCTATTCAGTTGCGACATCTACTGACTACTGACTACTGACTACCGACGACTGACTACTTGATTTCGCGGATTTTGATATTGCGATACCACACCTTGTCGCCATGTTCCTGCAACAAAAGATGGCCTTTGGCGAAGGTGCCAAAGAGCGGTTGGTCTTTGAATTTGCTTTGGGCGATCAGGGCTTTGAGCGCTGCGCTGCCGCGTTCGTATTCGAGCACCTTTTGGCCGTTGAGCCAGTGTTCGATGTGATTGCCTTTGACGACGAGACGAATCTGATTGAACTCGCCGACGGGTTTGAGTTTCTTTTTGTCGTTGGGCGGCATGATGTCGTACAGCGCGCTGGCTTTGCGATTGCCGTTGATGCCGGCCTTGGCGTCAGGATGGTTGTCGTCGTCGAGTACCTGCATCTCGAAACTAACCGCTGAGCGGCCTGTGGGTGGCAGCGTTTCCGAAACGAGATACTTGATGCCGCTGTTGCCGCCTTTGCTGATCTTCCATTCCAGGGTGAATTCAAAATTCTCGAACTGGTCAGCAGTGATCAGATCGCCACCCGCTTGGCCGAGTTCGCCGTGCGCCTGAATGCGGCTGATGCAATTGTCCTCAATGATCCAGCCTTCGGGCACATTCTGTTTATGAAAGCCGCGCCAGCCGGTGAATGTTTTGCCGTCGAAGAGCAAGCGCCAGCCGGCTTTCTTTTCGGCTGCGGTGAGTTGATTGGCAGAGTCTGCTGCGTTTTTGGTTTGCGCAAACACCGCCAAAGCGGACAGCGCATAGATAGTGCTTAGCAAGAGAATCTTTTTCATGATGGGTTACCGGTTACCTTAGAGTTGTTTTCGATGATGTTACTACTTGAACGCCTCAGCCAGCTAACGAACCAGGTGCTCTCTGCCGATGACGATCCACCTCAGCGGGTCAGATGGATCACGGCGCATCAGGAATCCGTGCCGCCACGCCGTGTCATCCTCGAAAGTTATGAAGTTAATTACGAGCGTCAGCTCACCTACTTTCGCCAAGTTGAAATCTGCCTGCATACGTTGAAATGCCCGATAGAATTTTTCGCTGTAATCAACCTGCACAACCTCGCCTGGCAGCATGCGCCTGGCTGGTCCGACGGTTGGCGTCTCAGGGCGCGTGCCATAGGAAAACATTCGCAGGCTCGGATGTCGGCCATCCGGCGCAACAGCCTGTAAGCCAAGCTCAAAATAAGTGATGACTTTGTCCGAGACGTTCTTGACCTCAAACCGCAGGCCTTTTGCCCAATCGTCACTCGCCTCAAACCGGTTCCCGAATGTTACGGGCTGACCTTCAACCTGCAGGTTGGAGACGGCAAGCACTTCGATAGCGCCGGGGGCCAAGCGTTCAGTGTTAAGAACGCGCTCTGGCACTTGTTGGGCGCGCACTAGCAGCGTGAAGCAGAGAGAAAAACAAATCAATCGTAGCGTTGTGCAAATTGCTCTTGTCAGCATGGCTACCGCTCCTTTCCAGGTAGGTTGATTTATGCCTTTGCCACGCGCGCCGTGGCGCGTTCCCGCCGCCCATCCCATTGCAGCGTCGTCTGCTGCCGATAAGCATCCACGCCCATCCGAATCGCGGCCATCACTTTGTAGCCCAGTTCGGCATTCAAGTTTGGTTGCTGGCGACTGCGCACGGCGTCCAGGAAGTTGTCCATGTGCGGGTGCGTGCCGCGCAGGTTGGGTTTGCATTCAAGCGACAATTTATCAACGCCGGTCTTGGCTTTGAATTCCTTGCGGTATTCGTTGTCGGGCAGGACTTCAATCGCGCTGTGACTGAAGTTCTCGCCGCTTTGCGCGAGGATGATGCGGCCTTCGGTGCCGTTGACGGCAACCAGCGGCGGCGCGCCAGCCGCGACCGAACACGAGAGATTTACGGTGAAGCTGGAATAATCCACGTTCATCAAAAACGTATCGGGCACCTCGCGGTCTTTTTGCACGTAGATGCCGCCAGAGGCTACGACCTTGGCGGGGAATTCCTGGCCCGTGATCATCACCAGCGGCGCGAGGGCGTGATAGAACAAATCGGTCGCGATGCCACCTGAATAGTCCCAATACTTGCGCCAGCGGAAATACCGCTCGGCGTCAAAGGCCCGTTTCGGCGCATTCCCAAGAAACGCTTTCCAATCAATGTTCGCGGCGCTGGCGTCGGCGTCAATCGCGTAATTCCACTCGCCGCCTTCTTTGTTCGCGTTGCGGCCATAGCCAGCGGTCGCCCAGACGACTTTGCCGATCAGGCCTTGCTCAATCGCTTTGCGCGCCTGGTGGAAGTGGTCGAACGAAGTGTATTGGCTGCCAACCTGCAAGACGCGCTTGTTGGCTTTGACGAATTCGGCGATTTCGCGGGCCTCTTCAATCGTATAGGTGAACGGCTTTTCCAGATAGACATCCTTGCCTGCCTTGAGCGCCGCCAGCGCGTGGCCGTGGTGCCAATGGTCGGGCGAAGCGATGACGATGACGTCAATGTCTTTGCGGGCGCACAATTCGCGGAAGTCATGCTGGACGTTCTTTTCATCCACGCCCGTGCGTTCACGCGCCAGCCGTTTGCGCTTCTCGTAAATGTCGCAGACGGCGACCGGTTGCACATCGCCGCGTTCTTGGGCGCGGTTGACCAGCGCGTCAATGTGCGTGTTCATGCGCCCGCCGCAGCCCACAAAGCCGATGTTGAGCCGGTCATTCGCGCCCAGCACACGCGCACCGGAAGTGCTAGCCACAACCGGCGCAGCTTGGGCAATCGCTGGAACGGCCTTCAACAAACCGACGCCGAGGCCGGTTTGTTTCAGAAAATCACGACGCGAGTTACGCTTCGACATACGTCAGGCCCGCCTTTGGTTTTAGGGATTGGATGGAATTGTTCACGGGATGCCACCGGATGCATTTATCGGCGCGCATCATAGCGCAGGCCCGCGAAGCAGCGCCAGACTTAACTTGACACTTGGTCAAGCCATCCTGATAATCCGCAGCGTCAACGGAGCTACTTATTCAATTACACGGCAAATCATTCTTGCTTTACCGATAAAATGCCTGGGCGTCCTGCCTGCGGTGCTTCTCCGAGTGGCATGCTGGGAAGAAAAAATCACAGTTGAAAAATTCAGCTTTTCATCGCTGTAACGCTGGGTATGTCAAAACTTTTGACGGGCCAGCTTACGGCCTTTGCTCGTTGTCTACTGGGGCAGCCAGCGTAACTACTCCGGGCTGCGGCGCGCGCGCCGTGTCCATTGTCACTAGCTACTCTTTCAGAGGAATAAAACCATGAATACAAGCAAAAAGACGTTGCTGAGACTTTGTTTCGGCGTCCTGGCACTCGTCGCTTTTTGCACCTTGCAAGCGCTGGCGCAAGTCGGTTCGCAAGGGCAAATTTCCGGCTTTGTGCGTGATAGCGCCGGCGCGGCGATCAGCGGAGCCACCGTTATGGTGACCGATGTCGGCACCAAACAACAACGCAGAGCTACGACCAACGCCGACGGCTATTACGTCGTCGCCAATATCGCCGCGGCGATTTACGACGTTTCAGTCGAACAGTCGGGCTTCAAAAAGTCCACGCAAACAAACGTCAAACTCGACGCGGCTGGTAAGGTCTCGATTGACCTGACAATGCAGGTCGGCAACGTGGCCGAGACCGTCACGGTCGAAGCCTCCGCCACACAATTGCAGGAATCCACCGCCACTGTGGGGCGTACCATCGAAGGCATCCAAGTCAGCGAGTTGGGGCTGAACGGCCGCAACCCGATCCGCTTGGGCGCGCTCAAAGCGGGCGTGCTGGGCGGCGGCAGCCCCGGTGCCTTCCAATTTACGCCGGGCGACGGCGGCTTCAACGTCAACGGCAGCCGTAGCGATGCGAATAGCATTCTGTTGGATGGCGTGCAGCAAGTGCGCACCCGTTCGGCAGGTTCCACCACGGGCGTCGTTGACGTTGACACCTTGCAGGAAGTGCAAATCCTGACCTCCAACTTCGCGCCGGAATTCGGGCGCTCATCCGGCAGCCAGATGATCTTCGTGACCAAGTCGGGTACCAAGGAATTCCACGGCGGGCTTACTGAGTTCTTCCGCAACAACAAGCTCGACGCCAATACATGGAACCGCAACCGGACGCCGGTGACGGCGGTGAACACGGTGGCTGTGACGCCGCCCATCACCAGATTCAATCAGCCTGGTTACTCGATTGGCGGCCCGGTCTACATCCCAGGCAAA
It contains:
- a CDS encoding orotidine 5'-phosphate decarboxylase, coding for MKPIVQISLDLTDINEALETARIALEAGVDWLEAGTPLILAEGLHGVRALRQEFPDTPIVADLKTMDGGYLEAEMMAKAGATHVVVMARAHAETIKCVVKAGRDFGVKVMGDNMVCDDKAAASKWMEDLGVDYIVHHTGFDERNGIYADTGHMLSPLDDLKAVVAAVSIPVQAVGGLSIEQAISMPKHGAPLVVIGAPLAIDAYSFSTASHTGGNDLKSILSEITRRIRE
- a CDS encoding DUF1080 domain-containing protein, translated to MKKILLLSTIYALSALAVFAQTKNAADSANQLTAAEKKAGWRLLFDGKTFTGWRGFHKQNVPEGWIIEDNCISRIQAHGELGQAGGDLITADQFENFEFTLEWKISKGGNSGIKYLVSETLPPTGRSAVSFEMQVLDDDNHPDAKAGINGNRKASALYDIMPPNDKKKLKPVGEFNQIRLVVKGNHIEHWLNGQKVLEYERGSAALKALIAQSKFKDQPLFGTFAKGHLLLQEHGDKVWYRNIKIREIK
- a CDS encoding Gfo/Idh/MocA family oxidoreductase, with the protein product MSKRNSRRDFLKQTGLGVGLLKAVPAIAQAAPVVASTSGARVLGANDRLNIGFVGCGGRMNTHIDALVNRAQERGDVQPVAVCDIYEKRKRLARERTGVDEKNVQHDFRELCARKDIDVIVIASPDHWHHGHALAALKAGKDVYLEKPFTYTIEEAREIAEFVKANKRVLQVGSQYTSFDHFHQARKAIEQGLIGKVVWATAGYGRNANKEGGEWNYAIDADASAANIDWKAFLGNAPKRAFDAERYFRWRKYWDYSGGIATDLFYHALAPLVMITGQEFPAKVVASGGIYVQKDREVPDTFLMNVDYSSFTVNLSCSVAAGAPPLVAVNGTEGRIILAQSGENFSHSAIEVLPDNEYRKEFKAKTGVDKLSLECKPNLRGTHPHMDNFLDAVRSRQQPNLNAELGYKVMAAIRMGVDAYRQQTTLQWDGRRERATARVAKA